From the genome of Anopheles merus strain MAF chromosome X, AmerM5.1, whole genome shotgun sequence, one region includes:
- the LOC121598427 gene encoding uncharacterized protein LOC121598427, which produces MVTVPHVWLALATVILATMHGIPATANREHKVHNIVLYPNKQSWCTTRNISQVITEPGCKQVTIDNNVCVGACFSYSIPHTEPSDPGEIIGPYCDSCQPSDVSYVFVKVDCTESSNAKSPYLYKQVQLIHNCTCTACEEQSTHGTAALVTSDQQPGGGSQEHPAAAHGQQLGHDRRHQPKHAAGTAVEAGSEESPSDSDMIQDDIPEILEVVHYSENDTEPIRHTPVHDLQSPHSGTTYLEQQQLNHYEHNSHTDNVKKLLHQKIVTLLRSVEETNSHTDRAQLVEMIRLIKGTSDRNWDELVESLQSENAILDFNRLRSELVEEEPLAGDAGGAKPVEQEPAGAGPPEYADHRRLMHRQYDALRHRAHGEPVQPAGETPKQHQPAGHHTVGERIDAHHHLGRGPHGALVIQADRADQEVHRSIQNGHEITEKIHIPAHELKPNHAGTVVTYDGHGPVPTAAGAALGDGEPRRDHHFQTPHMHARAHHGHGHGHHQHAEHGEHTGQHHPHGHGQHKPHQAVPATDTTEQ; this is translated from the exons ATGGTAACCGTGCCGCACGTTTGGCTAGCGCTGGCCACGGTGATCCTGGCCACGATGCACGGCATACCGGCAACGGCCAACCGGGAGCACAag GTGCACAACATTGTGCTGTACCCGAACAAGCAGTCCTGGTGTACGACGCGCAACATCAGCCAGGTGATAACCGAGCCGGGCTGCAAGCAGGTGACGATCGACAACAACGTGTGCGTCGGCGCGTGCTTCAGCTACTCGATACCGCACACGGAACCGTCCGATCCGGGCGAAATCATCGGCCCGTACTGCGACTCCTGCCAGCCGTCCGACGTGTCGTACGTGTTT GTGAAGGTGGACTGCACGGAGAGCAGCAACGCGAAGAGCCCGTACCTGTACAAGCAGGTGCAGCTCATACACAACTGCACCTGCACTGCGTGCGAGGAGCAGTCGACGCACGGCACGGCAGCACTCGTCACGAGCGACCAGCAACCGGGCGGGGGCTCGCAGGAGCATCCGGCAGCCGCGCACGGCCAGCAGCTCGGGCACGACCGCCGGCACCAGCCGAAGCACGCGGCCGGGACCGCGGTCGAGGCCGGCTCGGAGGAGAGCCCCTCCGACAGTGACATGATCCAGGACGACATACCGGAGATACTGGAGGTGGTGCACTACAGCGAGAACGACACCGAGCCGATCCGGCACACGCCCGTGCACGATCTGCAGTCGCCGCACAGCGGCACCACCTacctggagcagcagcagctcaacCACTACGAGCACAACAGCCACACCGACAACGTGAAGAAGCTGCTGCACCAGAAGATCGTGACGCTGCTGCGCTCGGTGGAGGAGACGAACTCGCACACCGACCGGGCCCAGCTGGTGGAGATGATACGGCTGATCAAGGGCACGAGCGACCGCAACTGGGACGAGCTGGTGGAGAGCCTGCAGTCGGAGAACGCGATCCTCGACTTTAACCGGCTCCGGTCGGAGCTGGTCGAGGAGGAGCCGCTCGCGGGCGATGCGGGCGGCGCCAAGCCGGTCGAGCAGGAGCCGGCCGGTGCCGGGCCGCCCGAGTACGCCGACCACCGGCGCCTGATGCACCGTCAGTACGACGCGCTGCGGCACCGGGCGCACGGCGAGCCGGTGCAGCCGGCCGGCGAGACGCCGAAGCAGCACCAGCCGGCGGGCCACCACACGGTCGGCGAGCGGATCGACGCCCACCATCATCTGGGGCGCGGCCCGCACGGCGCACTGGTGATACAGGCCGACCGGGCCGACCAGGAGGTGCACCGGAGCATCCAGAACGGGCACGAGATCACGGAGAAGATTCACATCCCGGCGCACGAGCTGAAGCCGAACCATGCCGGCACGGTGGTGACGTACGACGGGCACGGTCCGGTGCCGACCGCCGCCGGAGCCGCGCTCGGTGACGGCGAACCGCGCCGGGACCATCACTTCCAGACGCCGCACATGCACGCGCGGGCGCACCACGGTCACGGCCACGGTCACCATCAGCATGCCGAGCACGGCGAGCATACCGGCCAGCATCATCCGCACGGGCACGGGCAGCACAAGCCCCACCAGGCGGTACCGGCCACCGACACCACCGAGCAGTGA